A DNA window from Rhodococcus sp. Z13 contains the following coding sequences:
- a CDS encoding general stress protein encodes MTDIYAAAPGHYAETETLLESYRTYDAVERAVDHLSDEGFPVEYLRVVGQGVTTVEHIEGRMTNGRAALRGAAAGVWTGLLFGLLLALFLPAADMAQIILVAVAFGVVWGGSLGFVSHWSMGGRRDFVSRKSIEAARYDLMVDAEFAEQAREKLSLR; translated from the coding sequence ATGACCGATATCTACGCAGCCGCACCGGGGCACTACGCCGAAACCGAAACCCTTCTCGAGAGCTATCGCACCTACGACGCCGTCGAACGGGCCGTCGACCACCTCTCCGACGAGGGCTTCCCCGTCGAATACCTGCGGGTCGTGGGCCAGGGCGTCACCACCGTCGAACACATCGAGGGCCGCATGACCAACGGCCGCGCCGCCCTGCGCGGAGCCGCCGCGGGCGTCTGGACGGGCCTGCTCTTCGGCCTGTTGCTGGCCCTGTTCCTTCCCGCCGCCGACATGGCGCAGATCATCCTCGTCGCCGTCGCCTTCGGCGTGGTGTGGGGAGGCTCACTCGGCTTCGTGTCGCACTGGAGCATGGGTGGACGCCGCGATTTCGTCTCCCGCAAGAGCATCGAGGCGGCCCGCTACGACCTCATGGTCGACGCCGAGTTCGCCGAGCAGGCACGGGAGAAGCTTTCCCTGCGCTGA
- a CDS encoding TetR/AcrR family transcriptional regulator codes for MVGEAGTETAAVASRRAVKERAATDARIVKAALEILRLHGPHRVTVEAVAALSGVAKTTIYRRYANREEILQAALDSKLASPCVPEGLCAYDRVKWTLELIRRGLADDVGMGSVGAILTDQEPDFTESIREIINARSEVVADVLRAAVDSGAVRRDLDVDTAVSMLVGAYLGAYLRHGEVGESWADEVVHIVCPELEPDTNASRS; via the coding sequence ATGGTGGGCGAGGCCGGGACGGAAACGGCAGCGGTCGCGTCGCGACGTGCCGTCAAGGAACGCGCCGCGACGGACGCGCGCATCGTGAAGGCGGCGCTCGAGATCCTCCGGCTGCACGGGCCTCACCGCGTCACCGTCGAGGCGGTCGCGGCGCTGTCCGGCGTGGCGAAGACGACGATCTACCGGCGGTACGCCAACCGCGAGGAGATCCTGCAGGCGGCGCTCGACTCGAAGCTCGCCTCGCCCTGCGTCCCCGAGGGACTGTGCGCCTACGACCGCGTGAAGTGGACCCTCGAACTGATCCGCCGCGGCCTGGCCGACGACGTCGGCATGGGCAGCGTCGGCGCGATCCTCACCGACCAGGAACCCGACTTCACCGAGTCGATCCGCGAGATCATCAACGCCCGCAGCGAGGTCGTCGCCGACGTGCTGCGCGCCGCCGTCGACTCCGGGGCCGTCCGCAGGGACCTCGACGTCGACACCGCCGTGTCGATGCTCGTCGGCGCCTATCTCGGTGCCTACCTGCGGCACGGCGAGGTGGGGGAGTCGTGGGCCGACGAGGTCGTCCACATCGTCTGTCCCGAACTCGAACCGGACACGAACGCGTCTCGCTCGTAG
- a CDS encoding ribokinase yields MTGTRRCVVAVVGSLNLDLTAYVSRAPEKGETVLGRHLATYPGGKGANQAVGAARLVPTAIVGAVGRDHAADLLRGVQEKAGVDTTHLRTTRAPTGRAIVIVTDDGENRIIVIPEANSLLRARDVTAALDELDPVVVLTQLELLPAVTWAAAEWARSHHRRFVLNPSPVTDIDDYILAGADPLVLNEQEALLYAALPAEATFEDVVHRLLERVRSVVITRGGEDVVVGTEDAIEHLRVPHVDVVDTTGAGDHFAGTLAALLGSGRDLFTAAREASEAAARLVAMRRTDR; encoded by the coding sequence GTGACCGGAACGCGTCGATGCGTGGTGGCGGTCGTCGGCTCGCTCAACCTCGATCTGACGGCCTACGTCTCGCGCGCCCCGGAGAAGGGCGAGACCGTCCTCGGCCGGCACCTCGCCACCTATCCGGGCGGCAAGGGCGCCAACCAGGCCGTCGGCGCCGCGCGGCTCGTACCCACCGCGATCGTCGGTGCCGTCGGCCGCGACCACGCCGCCGACCTGCTGCGCGGGGTCCAGGAGAAGGCTGGGGTGGACACCACCCATCTACGCACCACCCGCGCGCCGACCGGTCGGGCGATCGTCATCGTCACCGACGACGGCGAGAACCGCATCATCGTGATCCCCGAAGCGAATTCGCTGCTGCGCGCCCGGGACGTCACCGCCGCCCTCGACGAGCTCGACCCGGTCGTGGTGCTCACCCAACTCGAACTGCTCCCCGCGGTCACCTGGGCGGCGGCCGAATGGGCGCGGTCCCACCACCGGCGGTTCGTGCTGAACCCGAGCCCGGTCACCGACATCGACGACTACATCCTCGCCGGCGCCGATCCGCTCGTCCTCAACGAGCAGGAAGCCCTTCTCTACGCGGCGCTGCCGGCCGAGGCGACCTTCGAGGACGTGGTGCACCGCCTGCTCGAACGCGTCCGCTCGGTGGTGATCACGCGGGGTGGGGAGGACGTGGTGGTCGGCACCGAGGACGCGATCGAGCACCTGCGCGTCCCGCACGTCGACGTCGTCGACACGACCGGCGCGGGCGACCACTTCGCCGGCACCCTCGCCGCGCTGCTCGGTTCCGGCCGCGACCTGTTCACCGCCGCGCGGGAGGCCTCGGAGGCGGCGGCGAGGCTGGTCGCGATGCGCCGGACCGACCGCTGA